One window of Desulfovibrio subterraneus genomic DNA carries:
- the miaB gene encoding tRNA (N6-isopentenyl adenosine(37)-C2)-methylthiotransferase MiaB, with the protein MIERNFHIMTFGCQMNSNDSDWLKRSLISRGFTEAATPEDASVFILNTCSVREKPEQKVYSLLGRIQTMTKGREDILVAVGGCVAQQVGRGFFNRFKQVRLVFGTDGLASAPQALDRLVEEDQLRMSLLDFSEEYPEKDQEWSDGVVPPAGFVNIMQGCDNFCAYCIVPYTRGRQKSRSSVSVLEECRTLVARGMRDITLLGQNVNSFGQDAHGDGTSFAALLHQVADIKGLERLRFVTSHPKDIADEVIDAFGTRENICPRLHLPMQSGSDRILKSMGRKYDITRYRGIVDKLRHARPDLQLTTDIIVGFPGETEEDFLQTLRTAQEIGFAQSFSFNYSDRPGTRAEMLADKVTKEVMQDRLQRYQDWQSEYTEHILQSMVGRKLDVLFEGMSKKPGSDNNAEAWQGRDVFGQLVHVTLPSGGDMAGKFMPVTITEAKKHSLIGEKAGEPW; encoded by the coding sequence ATGATTGAACGTAATTTTCACATAATGACCTTTGGCTGCCAGATGAATTCCAACGATTCCGACTGGCTGAAGCGCTCCCTCATCTCCCGCGGCTTTACGGAAGCAGCCACGCCGGAAGACGCATCTGTCTTCATACTCAACACCTGCTCCGTCCGTGAAAAGCCTGAGCAGAAGGTTTACAGCCTGCTGGGCAGAATCCAGACCATGACCAAGGGCCGCGAAGACATTCTCGTGGCTGTGGGCGGCTGCGTTGCGCAGCAGGTAGGCCGGGGTTTCTTCAACCGCTTCAAACAGGTGCGCCTTGTCTTCGGCACGGACGGCCTTGCTTCGGCCCCACAGGCACTCGACCGGCTTGTGGAGGAAGATCAGCTGCGCATGAGCCTGCTCGACTTTTCCGAGGAATACCCTGAAAAGGATCAGGAATGGTCCGACGGCGTGGTTCCTCCGGCGGGATTCGTCAACATCATGCAGGGCTGCGACAACTTCTGCGCATACTGCATCGTGCCCTACACCCGTGGCAGACAGAAATCGCGCTCCAGCGTTTCCGTGCTGGAAGAATGCCGCACGCTGGTTGCACGCGGCATGCGCGATATCACCCTGCTGGGGCAGAACGTGAACTCCTTCGGGCAGGACGCGCACGGCGACGGCACCTCCTTTGCCGCACTGCTGCATCAGGTGGCCGACATCAAGGGACTGGAACGCCTGCGGTTTGTCACCTCGCACCCCAAGGATATCGCCGACGAAGTCATCGACGCATTCGGCACCCGCGAGAATATCTGCCCGCGTCTGCACCTTCCCATGCAGTCCGGCTCTGACCGCATTCTCAAAAGCATGGGCCGCAAGTACGACATTACCCGCTACCGCGGCATAGTGGACAAACTGCGCCACGCCCGTCCCGACCTGCAGCTGACCACGGACATTATTGTCGGCTTCCCCGGCGAAACCGAAGAAGATTTTCTGCAGACCCTGCGCACGGCGCAGGAAATCGGATTTGCCCAGTCCTTCTCGTTCAATTACTCCGACCGCCCCGGAACCCGCGCGGAAATGCTTGCCGACAAGGTGACCAAAGAGGTCATGCAGGACAGGCTGCAGCGATATCAGGATTGGCAGTCGGAATATACTGAACATATCCTGCAAAGTATGGTAGGAAGGAAACTGGACGTCCTTTTCGAAGGCATGAGCAAAAAGCCCGGCTCCGACAACAATGCAGAGGCATGGCAGGGACGCGACGTGTTCGGCCAGCTGGTGCATGTGACACTGCCCTCCGGCGGCGACATGGCGGGCAAATTCATGCCGGTGACCATCACCGAGGCGAAAAAGCACTCCCTGATCGGAGAAAAGGCTGGTGAACCATGGTAG
- a CDS encoding heavy-metal-associated domain-containing protein yields MKKFKVRGMQSPDCAATVSQAVSTVDGVETVNVNLATGEVTYGPTACVDMSILKEAVEQAGYEVEE; encoded by the coding sequence ATGAAGAAGTTCAAGGTGCGGGGCATGCAGAGCCCCGATTGCGCAGCGACTGTCTCTCAGGCTGTTTCCACTGTCGATGGTGTGGAAACCGTAAACGTGAACCTTGCTACCGGCGAAGTGACCTATGGTCCCACCGCCTGTGTGGATATGTCCATATTGAAGGAAGCCGTTGAGCAGGCCGGATACGAAGTGGAAGAATAG
- a CDS encoding carbohydrate kinase family protein — protein MSIYISGSIAYDRIMNFPGKFSDHILPDKIHILNVCFLIDRLEEKRGGTAGNIAYSLSLLGEKPIILSAAGKDFDRYEEALLKAGLPLEGIKKFDDLFTASAYITTDQNDNQITGFNPGAMTNRCGYEFKHLDPAKDIALVSPGNKDDMIELPRAYRAAGIRYIFDPGQQIPVFNAEEMLECITGAYMLVTNDYELEMIMNTTGCTKAQLLEKCDYIITTLGENGSRIDNGSPIQVGIAQPEVVQDPTGAGDAFRAGLIKGIVDGKSIEEAARMGAVCASYCIEHYGTQEHVFSQESFAARHSAAFGK, from the coding sequence ATGTCCATCTATATTTCCGGCTCCATTGCATACGACCGCATCATGAACTTTCCCGGCAAGTTCTCCGATCATATCCTGCCCGACAAGATCCATATTCTGAACGTATGCTTCCTCATAGACAGGCTGGAAGAAAAGCGTGGCGGCACCGCCGGCAACATTGCATATTCCCTGTCGCTGCTGGGTGAAAAGCCGATCATCCTCTCTGCAGCGGGCAAGGACTTCGACCGTTACGAAGAAGCCCTGCTCAAGGCCGGACTGCCCCTTGAAGGCATTAAGAAGTTCGACGACCTTTTCACCGCCAGCGCCTACATCACCACCGACCAGAACGACAACCAGATCACCGGTTTCAACCCTGGTGCCATGACCAACCGCTGCGGCTACGAATTCAAGCATCTTGATCCGGCAAAGGACATCGCCCTTGTCTCTCCCGGCAACAAGGACGACATGATCGAGCTGCCCCGCGCGTACCGCGCCGCCGGTATCCGCTATATCTTCGATCCCGGCCAGCAGATTCCCGTCTTCAATGCCGAAGAAATGCTGGAATGCATAACCGGTGCCTACATGCTGGTAACCAACGATTACGAACTGGAAATGATCATGAACACCACCGGCTGCACCAAGGCGCAGCTGCTGGAAAAGTGCGACTATATCATCACCACTCTCGGTGAAAACGGCAGCCGCATAGACAACGGCAGCCCCATACAGGTGGGCATTGCACAGCCCGAAGTGGTGCAGGATCCCACCGGTGCAGGCGACGCTTTCCGCGCCGGACTCATCAAGGGTATTGTCGACGGCAAGTCTATTGAAGAAGCCGCCCGCATGGGTGCGGTATGTGCAAGCTACTGCATTGAGCACTACGGTACGCAGGAGCACGTTTTCTCGCAGGAGAGCTTTGCCGCGCGCCATAGCGCCGCTTTCGGCAAGTAG
- the nth gene encoding endonuclease III: protein MMPKKEQRALLILERLKARYPEPETHLDHQTPWDLLVATVLAAQCTDERVNKVTPELFRRWPGPAELATAPQEELEEVVHSTGFFRNKAKNLIAAAGRVMSVYGGEVPRTMAELVTLPGLARKTANVVLWGGFGINEGMAVDTHVKRIAFRLGLTGSGDPVQVEKDLLPLFPEAEWGNVNHRMVWFGRHVCDARKPDCDHCEMLDICPRCGVGPAACHAACDVACASEAKAKRPRTPRKKSTK from the coding sequence ATGATGCCGAAAAAAGAACAGCGCGCCCTTTTGATTCTGGAGCGGCTCAAGGCCCGTTATCCCGAGCCTGAGACGCATCTTGATCACCAGACCCCGTGGGATTTGCTCGTGGCCACCGTGCTCGCCGCGCAGTGTACAGACGAACGCGTGAACAAGGTTACGCCCGAGTTGTTCCGGCGCTGGCCGGGACCGGCGGAACTGGCCACGGCCCCGCAGGAGGAGCTGGAAGAGGTGGTGCACTCCACCGGATTCTTCCGCAACAAGGCAAAGAACCTTATTGCTGCGGCGGGTCGGGTCATGTCGGTATATGGCGGCGAGGTGCCGCGCACCATGGCGGAACTTGTCACCCTGCCGGGGCTGGCGCGCAAGACGGCCAACGTGGTGCTCTGGGGCGGGTTCGGCATCAACGAGGGTATGGCGGTGGACACCCACGTCAAGCGCATCGCCTTTCGGCTCGGGCTGACCGGTTCCGGTGATCCCGTACAGGTGGAGAAGGACCTGCTTCCTCTCTTTCCCGAGGCGGAGTGGGGCAATGTGAACCACCGAATGGTCTGGTTCGGCAGGCATGTCTGCGATGCCCGCAAGCCGGATTGTGATCATTGCGAGATGCTGGATATATGCCCGCGCTGCGGTGTGGGACCTGCTGCCTGCCACGCTGCCTGTGATGTCGCCTGTGCATCGGAAGCCAAGGCCAAACGCCCACGCACCCCGCGCAAGAAATCGACTAAATAG
- a CDS encoding DUF4344 domain-containing metallopeptidase — protein MRPVARSFLLLVLLLALHRPASAAGKVSLAYEPASKEDVEIAEMLIESHIGDDVARVINVLNCLPRNVVIRFGTEEGPQYAPAMKGRPAEIHFPYAFVSELRRIFTRNGYTDSPQALERATLDAVQHTLFHELGHAIISMRGIPTDGGEEDAVDSLATILLIESFENGGDIALSAADSFSFLAREEEIDMSVPQGDVPDDKFGTLQPNIAAALDEHSLNVHRYEAIACLIYGSNPDRYDFIAQDLQLSKQDASSCVENYDKQSEYWFSLLQR, from the coding sequence TTGCGTCCCGTAGCCCGCTCATTTCTCCTGCTGGTTCTTTTACTGGCATTGCATCGCCCCGCTTCCGCAGCGGGTAAGGTTTCACTCGCCTATGAACCGGCCAGCAAGGAAGATGTGGAAATTGCCGAAATGCTCATCGAAAGTCATATCGGTGACGATGTGGCGCGGGTTATCAACGTCCTCAACTGCCTTCCCCGAAACGTCGTCATCCGCTTCGGCACCGAGGAAGGACCGCAGTACGCTCCGGCCATGAAGGGCAGACCGGCGGAGATTCACTTCCCCTACGCCTTTGTTTCCGAACTGCGCCGCATTTTCACACGCAACGGATACACCGACAGCCCGCAGGCACTGGAACGCGCCACACTTGATGCCGTGCAGCACACCCTGTTTCATGAACTCGGTCACGCCATCATCTCCATGCGCGGCATTCCCACCGACGGTGGTGAAGAAGACGCCGTTGATTCGCTGGCAACCATTCTGCTCATCGAATCATTTGAAAATGGCGGAGACATCGCTCTGAGCGCTGCCGACTCCTTCTCCTTCCTTGCACGCGAGGAAGAGATAGATATGAGCGTTCCGCAGGGCGACGTTCCCGACGACAAATTCGGCACCCTGCAGCCCAACATTGCTGCCGCACTGGATGAGCACAGCCTGAACGTGCACCGCTATGAAGCCATCGCCTGCCTCATCTACGGCAGCAACCCCGACCGGTACGATTTCATCGCGCAGGATCTCCAGCTTTCGAAGCAGGACGCCTCCAGCTGCGTGGAAAACTACGACAAGCAATCCGAGTACTGGTTCTCGCTTCTCCAGCGTTAA
- a CDS encoding bifunctional nuclease family protein, with protein MVVMQVAGLTLDEQTKAPILVLKSVQGNDTLPIWIGAMEAMAISVVINAVSVPRPLTHDLMLGTIGKLGAELLGVEIVDLREGTYFAELDILSAGTRHRVDSRPSDGIALALRAGVPILVRQSVLDAAARDNLRPSASKPAHLIEPADAAAEMMRKAESIRAAHTGQTGQEGEEHEGPDEETLKELLKHLEPDTKTKM; from the coding sequence ATGGTAGTGATGCAGGTTGCGGGACTGACCCTGGACGAGCAGACCAAGGCTCCCATTCTTGTACTCAAAAGCGTGCAGGGCAATGACACCCTTCCCATCTGGATAGGCGCCATGGAGGCCATGGCTATTTCCGTGGTCATCAACGCCGTCAGCGTTCCCCGCCCCCTTACCCACGACCTCATGCTCGGCACCATCGGCAAGCTCGGCGCCGAACTGCTGGGGGTGGAAATTGTCGATCTGCGTGAAGGCACCTATTTTGCGGAACTGGATATCCTTTCCGCAGGAACCCGCCACAGGGTAGACAGCCGCCCCTCGGACGGCATTGCCCTTGCGCTTCGCGCCGGAGTTCCCATTCTCGTCCGTCAGAGCGTGCTCGATGCCGCCGCCAGGGATAATCTGCGTCCGTCCGCATCCAAACCCGCCCACCTGATTGAACCTGCCGACGCCGCAGCCGAGATGATGCGCAAGGCAGAGAGCATCCGCGCTGCCCACACAGGGCAGACCGGACAGGAAGGGGAGGAACACGAAGGGCCGGACGAAGAGACCCTCAAGGAACTCCTCAAACATCTTGAGCCTGATACAAAAACCAAGATGTAA
- a CDS encoding DUF502 domain-containing protein: protein MSQPTPEPKGLLNAIKRFFKVNLIAGILFLVPLMATFMTLRVIVRWMDKSLLLLPPAYRPEAFLSFKVPGLGAILVVVIVLATGILVRNLLGRRLVLLWDAIVDRIPFVSNFYKAVKQLVETIFYGPARDFKRVVLIEYPRTGLYTLAFVTGVAVGEIQQKTVKKVLNVFVATTPNPTSGFYLMVPEEDIIPLEMSVEDAFKVLMSGGILNPDAAAGKKKSQATTNAETAQEDTPQ, encoded by the coding sequence ATGTCCCAACCGACACCGGAACCCAAAGGACTTCTGAACGCGATCAAACGGTTCTTCAAAGTCAACCTGATTGCCGGGATTCTGTTCCTTGTTCCGCTCATGGCCACCTTCATGACTCTGCGAGTCATCGTGCGCTGGATGGACAAGTCGCTGCTGCTGCTGCCGCCCGCCTACCGCCCGGAAGCCTTTCTGTCTTTCAAGGTGCCGGGACTGGGAGCCATACTGGTGGTGGTCATCGTGCTGGCGACGGGCATACTGGTCCGCAACCTGCTCGGACGCAGACTGGTGCTCTTGTGGGATGCCATAGTGGACCGCATCCCCTTCGTGAGCAATTTTTACAAGGCCGTGAAGCAACTGGTGGAAACCATTTTTTACGGCCCCGCGCGGGATTTCAAACGGGTGGTGCTCATAGAATACCCGCGCACAGGGCTGTATACGCTGGCTTTCGTAACCGGCGTGGCAGTGGGGGAAATTCAGCAGAAGACAGTGAAGAAAGTGCTGAACGTCTTTGTTGCAACAACCCCGAACCCTACATCGGGCTTTTATCTGATGGTACCGGAAGAGGACATCATTCCCCTTGAAATGAGCGTGGAAGATGCCTTCAAGGTGCTTATGTCCGGCGGCATTCTCAATCCGGATGCAGCCGCAGGCAAAAAGAAATCTCAAGCGACAACAAACGCGGAAACCGCTCAGGAGGACACCCCGCAATGA
- a CDS encoding chemotaxis protein, with amino-acid sequence MTQSNILLESGTNELEIIEFYIAEEDAQGIKYTGYYGMNVAKVLEIIRKPDVTGMPNKHHPAALGTFNLRGRVLPLVDLSIWLGKKMEASDTNKVIVSEFSGVITAFLVSGVTRIHRLSWSQVEAPSGHVRSFSNDSVTGVVRFEDRIVFILDMEKVVASLNPRLQMDRRIEEVQQAEAVSYRALVADDSGSIRNMIVRTMEKAGFECTQALNGREAWDLVLDMKKQAAEQERPITDFVDLIVSDIEMPEMDGHNFTRRVKEDPVLKTLPVILFSSLITETLRHKGIAVGADDQVSKPDLPTLTERAKGLIRKYHGK; translated from the coding sequence ATGACGCAGAGCAATATTCTTCTCGAATCTGGTACCAACGAGCTCGAGATCATCGAATTTTACATTGCCGAGGAAGACGCTCAGGGCATTAAGTATACCGGCTACTATGGCATGAACGTTGCCAAAGTGCTGGAGATAATCCGCAAGCCGGATGTGACGGGAATGCCCAACAAGCATCATCCTGCCGCTCTGGGAACGTTTAATCTGCGCGGCCGTGTTCTGCCCCTTGTGGACCTTTCCATATGGCTGGGCAAGAAGATGGAAGCCTCCGATACCAATAAGGTTATCGTTTCCGAGTTCAGCGGTGTCATTACCGCCTTTCTGGTCTCGGGGGTTACCCGCATTCACCGCCTGAGCTGGAGTCAGGTGGAAGCGCCCAGCGGGCATGTGCGCAGCTTCAGCAACGATTCCGTTACCGGGGTCGTGCGCTTTGAAGACCGTATCGTGTTCATTCTGGACATGGAAAAGGTGGTTGCTTCCCTTAACCCGCGTCTGCAGATGGACAGGCGGATAGAGGAAGTGCAGCAGGCCGAGGCAGTATCCTACAGGGCACTGGTGGCGGACGATTCCGGCTCCATCCGCAACATGATAGTCCGCACCATGGAAAAGGCCGGTTTCGAGTGCACGCAGGCGCTCAACGGCCGCGAGGCCTGGGACCTAGTGCTTGATATGAAAAAGCAGGCTGCGGAGCAGGAGAGGCCCATAACCGATTTTGTGGACCTGATTGTTTCGGATATTGAAATGCCGGAGATGGACGGCCACAACTTCACCAGGCGTGTGAAGGAAGACCCGGTGCTGAAGACCCTGCCGGTGATTCTCTTTTCATCTCTCATTACGGAGACACTGCGCCACAAGGGGATTGCCGTGGGCGCTGACGATCAGGTATCCAAGCCCGATCTGCCTACACTGACGGAGCGGGCCAAGGGGCTTATCCGCAAGTATCACGGTAAATAG
- the metK gene encoding methionine adenosyltransferase, which translates to MINNKGKYHFTSESVTEGHPDKVADAISDAVLDTLLEQDPDSRVACETLVTTGMAVIAGEITTKGYADLPQVVRDTIREIGYTSSDMGFDCDTCAVISSIDKQSPDIAQGVDRTAPEEQGAGDQGMMFGFACNETPTLMPAPIYWAHQLSQTLTRVRKEGVLNFLRPDGKTEVSFEYQNGKPSRIDTVVVSAQHTPEATQEEIIEGIKKEVILKTLPAELLDNATRIFINTTGRFVIGGPMGDCGLTGRKIIQDTYGGMGHHGGGAFSGKDPSKVDRSAAYMGRYIAKNVVAAGLAPTCEVQIAYVIGVAEPVSVLATSFGTSEIPDEVLTKAVKEVFDLRPYGITKTLDLKRPIYRKTSCYGHFGRELPEFVWEQTNAVDDLRTAAKI; encoded by the coding sequence ATGATCAACAACAAAGGCAAGTATCACTTTACTTCCGAATCCGTGACCGAAGGCCATCCCGACAAAGTTGCCGACGCCATTTCCGATGCCGTTCTGGATACCCTTCTTGAGCAGGATCCCGATTCCCGCGTTGCCTGCGAAACGCTGGTAACCACCGGCATGGCCGTTATCGCCGGCGAAATCACTACCAAAGGCTACGCCGACCTGCCCCAGGTGGTTCGCGATACCATCCGCGAAATCGGTTACACCAGCTCCGACATGGGATTCGACTGCGATACCTGCGCTGTCATCTCCTCCATCGACAAGCAGTCTCCCGACATTGCTCAGGGCGTTGACCGCACTGCTCCCGAAGAACAGGGCGCAGGCGACCAGGGCATGATGTTCGGTTTTGCATGCAACGAAACCCCCACCCTGATGCCCGCCCCCATTTACTGGGCGCACCAGCTTTCCCAGACGCTGACCCGCGTCCGCAAGGAAGGCGTGCTGAACTTCCTGCGCCCCGACGGCAAGACCGAAGTCTCCTTCGAGTACCAGAACGGCAAACCCTCCCGCATCGACACCGTGGTCGTTTCCGCACAGCACACTCCTGAAGCAACTCAGGAAGAGATTATTGAAGGCATCAAGAAAGAAGTTATCCTCAAGACCCTGCCCGCCGAACTGCTCGACAACGCCACCCGTATTTTCATCAATACCACCGGCCGGTTCGTTATCGGCGGCCCCATGGGCGACTGCGGTCTCACCGGCCGCAAGATCATTCAGGACACCTACGGCGGCATGGGCCACCACGGCGGTGGCGCATTCTCCGGCAAGGACCCGTCCAAGGTTGACCGTTCCGCTGCCTACATGGGCCGCTACATCGCCAAGAACGTTGTTGCAGCCGGTCTTGCTCCCACCTGCGAAGTGCAGATCGCATACGTTATCGGCGTGGCCGAGCCCGTATCCGTGCTTGCCACTTCTTTCGGCACTTCCGAAATTCCGGACGAAGTGCTCACCAAGGCAGTGAAGGAAGTATTCGACCTGCGCCCCTACGGCATCACCAAGACTCTGGACCTGAAGCGCCCCATCTACAGGAAGACTTCCTGCTACGGTCACTTCGGTCGCGAGCTGCCCGAATTCGTCTGGGAACAGACCAATGCGGTCGACGATCTGCGCACCGCCGCAAAAATCTAG
- the panC gene encoding pantoate--beta-alanine ligase — protein MQIITDPSELQSCCLAWRMQGLKTALVPTMGYFHAGHESLMAHARSNADKVVVTLFVNPAQFGPNEDLAAYPRNHERDIVIAESHGVDVLFLPEAGSMYAPDHATWVDVPELAKGLCGITRPIHFRGVCTVVMKLFMLTLPKVAVFGQKDWQQVAIIKRMVRDLNVPVEIVPCPIVREHDGLALSSRNVYLAGHERAQAPAIRAGLLQAKGMVADGCRNVDELAQAIRHYWAEKLPDGVEDYLSFVHPDTLAPLERIDDAALCAVAVKLGKARLIDNIVLTEQSA, from the coding sequence ATGCAGATAATTACAGATCCTTCCGAGTTACAGAGTTGCTGCCTCGCATGGCGCATGCAGGGGTTGAAAACGGCACTGGTACCCACCATGGGCTATTTCCATGCTGGCCACGAAAGCCTCATGGCCCATGCCCGCAGCAATGCGGACAAGGTGGTGGTTACCCTTTTCGTCAACCCTGCGCAGTTCGGTCCCAACGAGGACCTTGCCGCTTACCCGCGCAATCATGAGCGGGATATTGTCATAGCGGAGTCGCATGGCGTTGACGTGCTCTTCCTTCCGGAAGCAGGCTCCATGTATGCCCCCGACCATGCCACATGGGTGGATGTGCCGGAACTGGCCAAGGGTCTGTGCGGCATAACCCGCCCGATACACTTTCGCGGGGTGTGCACCGTGGTCATGAAGCTGTTCATGCTCACCCTGCCCAAGGTGGCCGTCTTCGGCCAGAAGGACTGGCAGCAGGTTGCCATCATCAAGCGTATGGTCAGAGATCTCAATGTTCCCGTCGAGATTGTTCCCTGCCCCATCGTCCGCGAGCATGACGGACTGGCGCTCAGCTCCCGCAACGTCTATCTTGCGGGGCATGAACGCGCGCAGGCGCCCGCCATCCGTGCAGGTCTTCTGCAGGCGAAGGGTATGGTTGCCGATGGATGCAGAAACGTGGACGAACTTGCGCAGGCCATCCGCCACTACTGGGCTGAAAAACTGCCCGACGGTGTGGAGGATTACCTTTCCTTCGTGCACCCGGATACGCTTGCACCCCTTGAACGTATTGATGATGCCGCCCTTTGCGCCGTGGCCGTAAAGCTGGGCAAAGCGCGCCTGATTGACAACATAGTGCTGACGGAACAAAGCGCCTAG
- a CDS encoding ribonuclease H-like domain-containing protein — MLESSFCHLDGVGGASEQRLWDAGVFTWQDALNASSLPVKRPSHEGMCRLLDESRKRLDSRDAAWFGTRMPANQQWRLLPDFMDSVACVDIETTGLSWPQAHITTIALYDGTNVKTYVHGDNLEAFADDIRQYQLLITFNGKCFDVPFIERSFGISLQCGHIDLRYVFKALGISGGLKNVEKVLGIDRGDLSGVDGFLAVLLWRHYRRTGDARALETLLAYNVEDVLNLMPLAIWAYNEHLAATPFATLKRLPEPNVPENPFAASREILYTVTGQMQSFG, encoded by the coding sequence ATGCTTGAATCTTCGTTTTGCCATCTCGACGGTGTGGGGGGAGCCTCTGAACAGCGCCTGTGGGATGCCGGTGTGTTCACGTGGCAGGATGCCCTGAATGCTTCTTCCCTGCCGGTGAAGCGCCCTTCGCACGAGGGCATGTGCCGTCTGCTCGATGAATCCCGCAAGCGTCTGGACTCGCGCGATGCAGCATGGTTCGGCACCCGCATGCCAGCCAACCAGCAGTGGCGGCTGCTGCCTGACTTCATGGACTCCGTTGCCTGCGTGGACATAGAAACCACCGGCCTATCATGGCCGCAGGCACATATCACCACCATTGCGCTGTATGACGGGACCAATGTGAAAACATATGTCCACGGGGATAATCTTGAAGCATTCGCGGACGATATACGACAGTATCAACTGCTGATAACCTTCAACGGCAAATGCTTTGACGTACCCTTTATTGAACGGAGCTTCGGCATATCGCTGCAGTGCGGGCATATAGACCTGCGGTATGTGTTCAAGGCGCTCGGAATATCCGGCGGACTGAAGAACGTTGAAAAAGTGCTCGGTATTGATCGTGGCGATCTTTCAGGCGTGGACGGTTTTCTGGCTGTGCTGTTGTGGCGGCATTACCGCCGCACGGGGGATGCACGGGCGCTGGAAACACTGCTTGCTTACAATGTTGAAGATGTGCTCAACCTTATGCCTCTGGCCATATGGGCATATAACGAACACCTTGCCGCAACGCCGTTTGCGACACTCAAGCGGTTGCCGGAACCCAATGTACCGGAGAATCCGTTTGCCGCGTCCCGTGAGATATTGTATACAGTAACAGGACAGATGCAGTCTTTTGGATAA
- the cutA gene encoding divalent-cation tolerance protein CutA, translating to MHLPPEATLLVYMTAANDAEARSIGAALVEKRLAACVNILGGIQSIFHWDGKVQDEKEVAFTAKTTVGRFDALTTEVKRLHSYEVPCIIALPMAGGSAEFLDWIRTETAEQG from the coding sequence ATGCACCTTCCGCCGGAAGCAACCTTACTGGTATACATGACGGCAGCGAACGATGCCGAAGCACGCAGCATAGGCGCAGCACTTGTGGAAAAGCGGCTTGCCGCCTGTGTGAACATCCTTGGCGGAATCCAGTCCATCTTCCACTGGGACGGCAAGGTACAGGATGAAAAGGAAGTGGCGTTCACGGCCAAGACCACGGTCGGCCGGTTTGATGCGCTCACGACAGAAGTCAAAAGACTGCACAGCTACGAGGTGCCCTGCATCATCGCCCTGCCCATGGCGGGCGGCAGCGCCGAGTTCCTAGACTGGATACGCACGGAAACCGCCGAACAGGGGTAG
- the panB gene encoding 3-methyl-2-oxobutanoate hydroxymethyltransferase — MSTHSQNAPSVTSLTIRAAKGKRKLTMLTAYDYSSATLVDECGIDMILVGDSLGMVMLGRDDTISVTMDEMIHHCRAVTRGAKQALVIADMPFMSYEPGVETAMKNAARLFQEGNARAVKLEGGHDVVPQIAALVKAGIPVVGHIGLTPQRVATLGGFKVQGKTADAALKLIEEAKALEAAGAFCIVLEAIPATIAKRITESVGVPTIGIGAGKDCDGQVLVFHDLLGLFDRFVPKFVKQYANLGEIASKAIGDYKAEVESGAFPGQEHGFAMPRNEEDKLEG, encoded by the coding sequence ATGAGCACGCATTCGCAAAACGCCCCCTCCGTTACCTCTCTTACAATCAGGGCTGCCAAGGGGAAGCGCAAACTCACCATGCTCACCGCATATGATTACTCCTCCGCCACGTTGGTGGACGAATGCGGCATTGATATGATTCTTGTGGGTGATTCGCTGGGAATGGTCATGCTGGGGCGCGACGACACCATCAGCGTTACCATGGATGAAATGATCCACCATTGCCGCGCGGTGACACGCGGAGCAAAGCAGGCGCTGGTTATCGCCGACATGCCGTTCATGAGCTATGAACCCGGGGTAGAAACGGCCATGAAGAACGCCGCACGGCTGTTTCAGGAAGGCAACGCCCGTGCCGTGAAGCTTGAAGGCGGCCACGATGTGGTGCCCCAGATAGCCGCTCTGGTGAAAGCGGGCATCCCCGTTGTCGGCCATATCGGGCTCACTCCCCAACGGGTGGCCACCCTCGGCGGATTCAAGGTGCAGGGCAAAACTGCCGATGCAGCCCTCAAGCTCATAGAGGAAGCAAAGGCCCTTGAAGCGGCGGGCGCTTTCTGCATCGTGCTGGAAGCCATTCCAGCAACCATTGCCAAGCGCATCACGGAATCGGTGGGCGTTCCCACCATCGGCATTGGTGCCGGCAAGGACTGCGACGGACAGGTGCTTGTGTTCCACGACCTGCTGGGACTCTTCGACCGGTTCGTTCCCAAGTTCGTGAAGCAGTATGCCAACCTGGGGGAGATCGCCTCCAAAGCTATCGGCGACTACAAGGCTGAAGTGGAATCCGGTGCTTTTCCGGGGCAGGAACATGGCTTTGCCATGCCCAGAAATGAAGAAGACAAGCTGGAAGGCTGA